A stretch of Candidatus Nanogingivalaceae bacterium DNA encodes these proteins:
- the radA gene encoding DNA repair protein RadA, translating to MAKLKTKFVCQECGASYPKWSGKCENCGRWNTLVEQVSESSGKDAISKSAKTGRILDVQNLNEIISEKKQERISSGIKDLDTVLGGGILPAGVLLIAGQPGIGKSTLLMQVSSFIASSRPVLYVSGEESAEQVALRAQRLGASGSNKLKFASSTSADDISATIREGNFDLVIIDSIQTLAMEEVSSAPGTVSQITNSSNLIIRAAKKSGTAVVLVGHITKEGSIAGPKTLEHLVDVVLNFEGDRYGGFKVVRAVKNRYGSTSEAAIFEMVDNGLKIVENPSAALLAERQNTDGSIIMATLEGTRPILVEIQALVTTSNFGYPKRAASGFDINRLNLLIAVLQRRTKLDLSDKDVHINVVGGLKLDDRAADLAVAMAIASAAAKRKLSDGVVVFGEVGLGGEIRTVSQAERRIAEAKKLGFTNALAPKNSSKDSFVTAVRDLREALIKYLQ from the coding sequence GTGGCGAAGTTAAAAACAAAGTTTGTATGTCAAGAATGTGGAGCTAGTTATCCAAAATGGTCGGGAAAATGCGAAAATTGTGGCCGCTGGAACACACTAGTCGAGCAGGTTAGTGAATCTTCCGGTAAGGATGCAATTAGTAAAAGTGCTAAAACCGGGCGCATTTTGGATGTGCAAAATTTAAATGAGATTATTTCTGAAAAGAAGCAGGAAAGGATTTCTAGCGGAATAAAAGATCTGGATACTGTCTTGGGGGGTGGAATTTTGCCGGCGGGTGTGTTATTGATTGCTGGTCAACCAGGAATTGGCAAATCAACACTCTTAATGCAAGTATCATCTTTCATTGCCAGCTCTCGACCAGTATTGTATGTTTCGGGTGAAGAGTCTGCGGAACAGGTTGCTTTAAGAGCTCAACGACTCGGTGCTTCGGGATCGAATAAATTGAAATTCGCCAGTTCAACTTCAGCTGATGATATTTCGGCAACTATTCGTGAAGGCAATTTTGATTTAGTTATAATTGATTCGATTCAAACCTTAGCGATGGAAGAAGTTTCAAGCGCACCGGGAACGGTTTCGCAAATCACAAATTCATCTAATTTAATTATTCGGGCTGCGAAAAAATCTGGAACAGCGGTTGTTTTGGTCGGCCATATTACCAAAGAGGGTTCAATTGCTGGACCCAAAACTCTCGAACATTTAGTGGATGTTGTTCTTAACTTTGAAGGCGACCGATATGGTGGTTTCAAAGTAGTTAGAGCGGTTAAAAATCGTTATGGCTCAACCAGCGAAGCAGCTATTTTCGAAATGGTTGATAATGGATTGAAGATTGTCGAAAATCCTTCAGCTGCTCTTTTGGCAGAGCGACAAAATACCGATGGGTCAATAATTATGGCTACACTTGAAGGTACGCGGCCAATTTTAGTGGAAATTCAGGCTTTAGTTACCACCTCAAATTTTGGTTATCCAAAAAGAGCTGCAAGCGGATTTGATATTAATCGACTTAATTTATTGATTGCGGTTCTTCAGCGACGCACAAAATTAGACTTAAGTGATAAAGATGTGCATATTAACGTTGTGGGCGGGCTTAAGCTTGATGATCGTGCGGCAGATTTGGCTGTTGCGATGGCGATTGCTTCGGCGGCAGCTAAACGTAAACTTTCTGATGGTGTTGTGGTATTTGGTGAAGTTGGTTTGGGTGGTGAAATTCGAACGGTTTCTCAAGCAGAAAGAAGAATTGCGGAAGCTAAAAAACTTGGTTTTACGAATGCGCTTGCGCCAAAAAATTCTTCGAAAGATAGCTTTGTGACAGCGGTGCGTGATTTGCGCGAAGCCTTAATTAAATATTTACAATAA
- a CDS encoding inorganic diphosphatase: MADFNKILTPGNYQDGIINVVVEIPTGSTHKIEWNRELAVMQLDRVEPKVFAKPTNYGFIPQTLDEDGDELDVLLITNDPLTTGIFLEARILGVMKFVDDGEVDDKIIAVPADDRDTGNAYKTLADLPEQLIKQIEFHFNHYKDLKKAGTTKVEKFGDIEEAKEVIAESIARWNEK, encoded by the coding sequence ATGGCTGATTTTAATAAAATTTTAACACCTGGAAATTATCAAGACGGAATTATTAATGTTGTGGTTGAAATTCCTACTGGCTCAACTCATAAGATTGAATGGAATCGTGAATTGGCTGTGATGCAACTAGATCGTGTGGAGCCAAAAGTTTTTGCAAAACCTACAAATTACGGATTTATCCCACAAACTCTTGATGAAGATGGTGACGAATTGGATGTTTTGCTTATCACAAATGATCCGCTCACGACTGGAATTTTCTTGGAAGCACGAATTCTTGGTGTGATGAAGTTTGTCGACGATGGTGAAGTTGATGACAAAATTATCGCTGTTCCAGCAGATGATCGTGATACTGGTAATGCATATAAGACTTTGGCGGATTTGCCAGAGCAGCTTATTAAACAGATTGAATTCCACTTTAATCACTATAAAGATTTGAAAAAAGCTGGTACAACTAAGGTTGAAAAATTTGGCGATATCGAAGAAGCAAAAGAAGTTATTGCGGAATCAATCGCTCGCTGGAATGAAAAATAA